Genomic DNA from Chanos chanos chromosome 6, fChaCha1.1, whole genome shotgun sequence:
CTGTGCTGGCGGCTAGTTCTGTCAGTCAGTTTACTTGCCAGTGCCAGTGTCAATCCGTCTGGGAATGATAATTTGGGAAGTTAACCTCAGTTTCACAGTTGTGAAACTGCGTCTGGATAATGAGAAAAATTGTGTGTATCATAGTGAACTTAATATCTGTTTCATGTGTTAATACTTTGAATGAGAGTTGCTTTTATTCGTAATTCATCCTATGTGCCCTGGTCTCGGCCTTCTGAAATTCCATCGGTCCTAAATCTTTTGCCAGATGCTCTACacttgataactgctagttcgAGTGTAGTTAACAACTTGCATGTAAACTATTTACAGCAGATACAACAACTTCTCGCGCCTCCACGATCCgaagatggagggaaaaaacgCAAACTCGTGAGGGAGGTTCGGAATGCAGACAGGGTCACCAACCAAATCACCTGTGATAGCTGCCGCGAGGGAGGGGAACTTCTCTGCTGTGATCACTGCCCCGCGGCCTTTCATTTACAGTGCTGGTACTTTGTCTTTTGCATTTCGCAAAACTGTTCTGAAGTTGCgtaatgtgcattttaaaaactgctacttaaaaaaaacaacaacaggtgTTTGTCTAGATAACTATATTACAGACATTTGAGGTACATGGTAAGAGCTGAATGAGATGTGCGACAAAACGTGTAGCATACTCAAAACCAAACTCTGAAAATCACAGTGATAGTTTGTCCGTTTCAGCACGTTGCTATGAGTCTTTGGATGGTATGGTCTGGGTTTAGTAATTAGTTAAACCTTTTTGTGTCTGCAGACTGTGTCACTTACTGCTCACCCACTTTAccaaagaagagagaaagaaagtttagATTTGAGTCTGTTTATAGTTTTATGGCCTTTCCTACAAATGTTTTGCTCCAGTGCTTTACAAACATCCTTTAGTAGTAGAAACACAGGAATAAATGAATCACCattaaattatttctttttccactAGAAGGTCTCCAAAACATGATTAATTACCAGCTGGTCAGATGTTGCAATTCTTACACATGCAATTCTATTTAGTGATGTTTTGAGTGATACTTGTAATGTCTCATTCAGCTGAAGGTTTACCAGTTTTCCTTGTTTACGTATTGCTCGCCTGCCTCATGAATAGATATGATCTTTAAAAATAACCAAACCGTCCTCAGTTTGCTGCATTTGCTGTTTCTTTATGTTGACTAGGAGGAGACATTGTGTAGCCAACACACAATGCttgccactagagggagacaaactATGGTACATGACAGGGGATaggagatttttcttttttttttttaatgtacccTAACCAGATAAGCGGAAAAACCACAAATCTCATGATTACTGCCCTATCATATGCCGCTTTCAGGTATTCAGGCTTTTCCAGTGGCTTATGCAAGGCTAAAACTTATTGTTGCATATCTGAACTAAGGCACAGTATCATTTGAGAGGTGTTTTGATCACTGCGTTAATTGTTTTGTTCTAGACATGCCATATCCTTTGATGTTCATTCTTGTAAAGATAAAGCAATTCATTTGCCGCCTGCGGGAGGAACTATGTTCATTCGATACACCCTCTGGCAGGCGGCCCGTGTGCGCTGCATCTGTGTCTCAACATGTGCTGAATGGTTATGCACGAACAAAGACTCAAGACCAACACCACACTtactctgtccccccccccccgccattgTGTTCTGTCTACAGTAACCCACCACTGAGTGAAGAAATGCTGCCCCCTGGAAACTGGATTTGTCATCGTTGTAACATCCATAAAAAGGTTGGTCACAGTTGTTTTCCTTATAAGTAGTTGAGTTTCTTATAATTATGTAAAGTCTGTTGATCTGTTATTCCACTGATCAGCTAATCatttagctcaattaactgtaataatgaagagttaaaaacaTGCAGGAAATGGGATcttcaggactggagttgagaactaCTCTTCTAAGCTATGTAAAGCAGCTGCACTTCGTTTGTTGCATGAACATTGTGAGTTTTAAtcatggactgtgtgtgtgtgtgtgtgtgtgtgtgtgtgtctctaacagAAAAGGGAGCTGAAGACGGAGCAGACGAATGGTATGACGGAGCAGCAGCTCTCCAGACGATCCTCTGCCTCACCAGGGGCAGAGCTGGAGCTGGGCGCGGTGCAAATGGACAGCGTGACTGCCGGAGAAGGGGGTGTGCAGGTCACCGTGGCTCAGGTGCACCTCCTGGAACGTCACACCACCAGCCGACCTGGCACGCCCACCTCCAACACCTCCACAGACACGCCGACGCCCTCGGAACAGAACGACGTGGACGAAGACATGCTGGACGTGGAGGATGAAACTCCGAGCTTAGAGCCGGAGAAGATCACGCCTCACTTAAAGAGGCCCTTCCAACTGCTCATCGCTGCTGCCATGGAGAGAAACCCCGCCCAGTTCCAGCTGCCCAATGAGCTTTCCTGCTCCACCCTATTACCCGGTCAGAGCCTCATTTTATATGCGAATGGTCATGAACAGATTATATTTTATCTCGTGTAGAGTATAACCAAAAGACGATCACTAATCTGTTGTCATAATACGCCCCGTTGTTTGGGATGCATCATGTGCAGGGTTGTGAGATGCTCAGTGAAAAAGATCATTGTTTAATATCGTAATGTTGTTTGCCCATTTAAAGGAAGCGGTAAAagaaggaggaaagaggagatgaGCGTGAAAACTTTAAAGAGACCAGAGCACGAGAAGGATCCCAACGGCCTGGTCCCACTGCCAGTGAAGGTGTGCTTCTCCTGTAGCAGGTATGAACTCAGCAACCCGAGGACAAAACATCCCccaaacacatttaatttattattcattcacagttaattcattttaaacccTGGGCAATATTGCATGTTTTACTGTCGAAGTATTTCAGTCGCCTAAGGGATAAATTCAGATGTAGATCGTTTTTCCCACTGTGGGAGATGGTAACTGACTTGTTGGTCCACAGGAGTTGCAGGTTTGCCCCTTTGATCCAATGCAACTACTGCCCCCTCCTGTTTCACATGGACTGTCTCTGCCCTCCTCTCACTGCCATGCCCACGGGAAAATGGATGTGTCCGAACCACATAGAGAACATCGTTGTAAGTAGTGCGGGCAGCAGATAACGGCTATTCCTGAAATCCTGCAAGTATCTCCAGGATTACATAAGAATGTGCTCGATTAAAAACTTGAAGAAATACCGTGAGACGGTTGTCTCTGAACGATCTATCTGCAGAAGCATTTTCTGTACGTGAATAGAGTGAAGTCAACTTTGCATTAACACAGATCTCCATGCACTGCACATATGAGTTTTCCATTTAAAGCACAGTTATGAGGTTAAGGCACGTTATGAAACGGTAGGCTGATCTGTCCCCACTGTTTTTAGCTGAACCAGAACAGCCACGCCCTCAGTAACCGCTGCCAGCTCTTCGACCACTTTCAAGACAGAGTGTCCCAACATGCCGTCAAAGTGGACTTCCTGCGATGGGTCCACCAGCGAAACCCAGCAAACCATCAAAGCTCTCCGCATACCAAGAAGAAGACGGTCAAGGTACGGCCGTTTCGGTTTGCGTTTCGACCAAGATCGACGTTACGGACAAGTTTTCTATAGAAGTGCGTAACGCTTAttcacgtgtgtgtatatgtgtgtctgcaggttCCTGATGCCATAAAGTGCCAGTACCAGTGCCCTCCACCTTTGATGGAGCCAGTCAGAGTTCGCAGCGGGGAGCTGATCTGCAAAGGCATTCCAGACAAAATGCACACATCACCCAGTCAGCACATAGCCACCAACGCTGAGCAGCAGGAGGTAGGCATGAAAACCCCTGAATGTAGCATAACATCTGTTTATATTGGAGAGGTTTGATTTCTCATCtatcttttttctccttttcctgtcttttatttttttgttatgaaGTGGCTTGAGGATTTAGTTGCACTTCAGTGCAACATTGTGGGACATTTGTCTGCTAAGCAGATGACACCTTCGTATTGGGACTGTGAGCAGACGGAGAAAGCTGACATAAAGCCACGTGGAGCAGCCGAGGAGCTAAGGTCCCACTTCTCCTCCAGACGGACGGCAGATTCGGCAGCTGTCTGCTCCAAGCCCTGCAGTACAATTGCTGGCCCCCAGGGGGCCTCGGTGCTGGATCTCCAGGTTTCCGCAGAGCAGCGAGAAGACTGCAGCCCTTGTAGGGAAAGGTCATGTCAGGGCTGCTGCAGGAACTCCAATGGAGCAATAGAGAAAAGCATGAGAGTGAATGGGCCTTTGGCAAGTCACAAGAGCGCCAAAGCGAGCTGCCAAACCGAGTCCCCAAACAGGCCGAGCGGTTCCTCTGTGCCCCACAATCCAACACCCTCAGGCCGGGGATTGTTCAATCATGTGGAAACAACAgagataaaaactgaaaacagtagCCTGCGCAGCTCTTGCGCCCAGACAAACAgcctctcctcttcatcatccctctcttcctcctccacctcctccccttTGCCCCCCTGTGCCAGTCAGCTTCAAAGTGCCACTCAGGACACTGTAAGAGGACAAGTGGTTGCGCTGATGAATCGCAGTGTACCGTGTCCCGTAGTGTGTCAGGATTCAAACCGACTGGCCTCCTCACTTCTCCCCCCAGGTAAAGTATTACCCACAACAAGTAGAGAAGAGACACCCCCACCGCCCAAACACTTAAATGGGTATTCATGCTGAAATGTTAATATTCCAAAGTAAAATTCTCTTATTTTTCACGCTGAACCCCCATATCTGCAGGAGTTTGTTAGATTTCGTCCACTGCAACACAAGGAGAGTGGGATACACTGGACAGGAAACTGTCTTTAGAGGCTTGTGGATGCATCTGGCATGAAAAGCCCTCATTGAGGTCATGGAAGTCATTTGTGGACTGacctctgctgttttctgtctctcgctctctcagagGGAAAGGTTAGTCCTGGTGCTATGTCTCCTGGAAGCAGTTCCATGGTCTCTAGTTCCGCCTCCTCCTGTGTCAGGGACTCCTCCAGCTACGTAAAGCCTGTGACAGAATATAACGGAGGTAAGCCTTTTACAGTCTGTTCCTCCACCTTTACTGTTCCTCTACCTCATATGCAGGGTCAGTGGACTCAGCGACACCTCTCTGAAGAGCCATAACACAGAAACAAGTTGAGTTAGTAATATACTCATTAAGTATCTGTGCTGCGTGCTGTCTTTGCAGACGTCGAGTTGAGTAAGCTAGATGAGGAGCTGATCAGACAGCTAGCCTGGCAGAGGATCCAACAGCTCATACCTTCAAAGGCAGCTTCGGCCTCCAGATCATGTGGGAGCCCCCCCACAGATACAGCCCCTCTCTCACAACCCCCACCTCAGTCAGACAGTAAGGCCCACCAAACCGCACAACAGTGCACGTTGCAATGCAATACAAAGAGGACGTATTCGGTATCAAGAataagatttcttttttttttagtttattggTGTTGatgcagtgtgttttctctctcttgcagtcCAAAAGAAGGATGCACAGGCTCGGGCTGTGCTTCATCCTTTAATGGGAAAAGGAGCAGCTATCAACATGAATCACAGAACCCTCCACATAGGAACTGGTAAGGCTCAACTCGTGCTGGCGGTTCACACGGTTTTCGTTACGGCATGACAGAAACTTAATGATgactttgttgttttgatttctttgcTCCCTCCTTCCACACAGGTGCTGAAATGGATTTGTGCCTTACAAATTATGGTCATTGTAATTACGTTTCGGGAAAACACGCGTGCATTTTTTACGACGAAGTAAGTCTTCCCTGGCGTTTCTGTTAATCAGCATTGTGTAACCCCGTGTAGCAGGCTGAGATATGATGTTTATGACGGTGAAGTgatctttattgttttttgcgTCGtctgaacagaacacaaaacattacGAGCTGCTTAACTACAGCGAGCACGGGACGACCGTGGACAATGTTCTTTACTCCTGTGACTTCTCAGAGAAGCCCAACCCCAGCACGTCCAACGGAGTCGCCTCTAAATCCCATAACATCATCCGTACGTACCCCCTGCACCCTGCTCGCtcactcctccactctctcaaaTGTTGGCTTTATATCTGAAATAAAATCACACACCAGATTAGACACATGATCTGGACACTTCAGACATCAATGCAAGATTCACCTGCATCCCTTAAATATAACAAGCTAAAGAATACATATCAATACCACATTCATAGTCATATTGTTATCTGGTGTTTCTAAGCTGGCCTGTACAAGCGAAGTTGGATAATGGAACGATCTTCCCACGAATGTGAAAAGCACTGAGTCATTCTTTTTCCACTGGCAACTGAAAACTGATCTTTTCAGATCTTTCCTCAAATCAGGCTATTACTACTAATTATGAAATGGGTCAGCTCTGTACACATTGCTGACATGTTGTTCTCTTCCAATTGACTCTACCCTCTGAATAGGCCACTGTAAGAGGAAGAGGCGGgcggaagaggaggaggatgctgAATCGCGATTGGTTCCCGTGGGAGGGGTGATGAGCTGTCGATCTCAGGCAGAGCCCAGGACATCTTGTAACTGCAAGGCCAGCAGCTCCAGCCTGATTGGCGGCAGCGGAGCTGGGTGGGAGGGCACGGCGCTGCTTCACCATGGAAGCTGCGTCAAGCTGGGCTGCCTTCAGTTTGTCTTCAGCATCAGCGAGTTCACCAACAAGCAGCccaaagaggaggagaacagcACCAGCTTCAACCAGGAAGAAACTGAGCTGGCTGCAACACAGACTGCCAAATCCCATCAAGTGCCAGTGTTGCGTTCCAACTCAGTTCCATAGCTTCTGCTACCTTCCTTAAAGACTTATAAAGAAGCTGGTTTGTAATAAGGACAATTAAAGAACTTTGTTTTGAGAAGTTCATAGATTTGCATGTATcaaaaggggtttttttggtccCAGAAATGACTGGGATTTGAAACTTGCACATAACATTTCTATCTTTTTTAtgcaaacagttttgttttctgtttttttgttttgtttgttttgggggtttttttcttgcttttatGTTTACTCCTTTTCAGCCtgatgaaaaagattttttcattaaatatttaatatggtTCACACATCCGGCCTACCTTCTTGCTAgtaaaaaaagatcattttttcATGTCTCCTTTCAAATTAATAACCCATTGAAGATATTTTGTTATATGCAATGTATTATTCATCCTTATGTACTATACCTCTGCTCCTTTTGAGCAGTGTGCACATTGGCATGAATTATTCCCGTTACAATTATTCAGCATCAGAAACAGAGGTCCTACATAACGAGTTTGAtatttgtttcacatttcaatGCAAGCTCCTCCATCTGTGTTCAGTGGTGCATATAAGTTTATTATATTACATTGAGATTCAGTCTTGTCTGTACTGTAGCTCATGTGTACATAGGGGCATTTCATTTTAGCTCTTGTTtgaaagtgataaaaaaaaaaatcatcatatgtatataaacaaaCTTTTGACGtcagtccatctgtctgtcacgacaatgtaaatatataaagaCTTTTTAAGTACAAGCTCAAAACATTAATAtgcttttttgtgtgaatgtgtgaatggtTGTGCGTGACGTATCAATTTTGAATGCAAGACCCGTTGACAATTCAAACCCGCGGGCTCGAGCGCAGTATTTTTTGGCAGCTGCATGTATCTAGGCCATATGCGTTAACTGAATTTGAGCCAACATCGACTTGGCATCTCCTAAATATATTCAGTTatgtaaattaaattaatgtatGGAACCTCTGATCCTCACCCGCTGAATGAAGCAGTTTGCTCCAGTTGAAAGGTCAACATTTTGCTCCAAAGGCAGTTCAACAAGTAAACCGCACCCTACAAAGCAACAAATCCAGAAACGCAAGTTCACGGATTTAGTCTGCCTAGCAAATTCGGTACGCTCTTAAACCAGAACACGAGGATTTCTACGCATTGATTCAGTAACTTTCACGAGCTAACTCTTATGAAACCACGCTGCGTTGTTCTTTAAGTCATGTTGCTGCTGATTTGCGGTGTCGTGATTGTtacttacattttattttacaaaactTTTGTCGAGGGAGAGAAATGCAAAAGCAAAGTCAAATTACACGGGAAGACGGTCATCATTACCGGTATGATTTTACCTTTCATGTGTTTTTCGCGGTGAATGTTTCAAGATCAACGACTTTGTATCGTCAATATTTGTGCACTTTTCTTTGGCAGGTCTGATGACACTTGAAGACTCATTCTATCCACAATTTTCAACACTTTGAACTGCACCTTTTCTCTTGTTAGGGAGCAATACGGGCATAGGAAGAGCAACCGCTGTGGATTTAGCGAGACGCGGGGCGAGGGTCATTTTAGCCTGTCGAAACCAAGTGCGCGCCGAAGCAGCTGTTGCCATTGTGAAAAGAGTAAGAAAGTAGAAGCTTTGctgtctcctgttctcttaAGTCAGTCTTAATATGAGATAAGCATTCGTGTTCACCCAATGCCCTGATATTACAACgtattatttgttttacataGGAGAGTAGGAGTAACAATGTAGTTTTCATGCATTTGGACCTGGCGAGTCTTAAATCAGTGCGTGCCTTTGCTGAGAATTTCCTCAAGACGGAGTCAAGGCTAGACTTGCTTATCAACAACGCAGGTTGGACTTGATGGTTTGGTATTCATTCAATATCTGAGCCGTGCAAGCTTCACTGGATATTActgaaactaaaactaaaaatatttactgtttcttcttgggggaaaaaaacgtgaTGCTACTCATAAAACTGGTTTATCTGGTTGTTGGAGGTCCTTTTAACTGAAACTGTAATCtagtacatatatacatttagtTATAGATGTATCTGTTATTTTGATCCAGTGCTACAAATTTATATTCTCTTAATAATCAGGATCGTCGTATTACAGGAATTTATATGCAGGGTACTACAGAAGATGGCCTGGGTTTGATGTTTGGGGTTAATCATCTTGGCCACTTTCTACTGACAAACCTGCTGCTGGAGCGACTGAAGGAGTGCGGTCCAAGTCGAATCGTCAACGTGTCTTCCTTGGGGCATAATCTAGGCAGTATAGATTTTAATTGCCTGAGTAAGCATAAAGAGCTGGGTGTTGGAAACTCGCCTTGGGACGTCCTGAAGATCTACTGCCACAGCAAACTGTGCAATGTGCTCTTTACATATGAGCTTGCAAAGCGACTGCAAGGCACTAATGTGACTTGTTACAGTCTCCATCCAGGTCAGTATTGCCCCGCCCACTCGCACTTTATCAGCATGTACATTAGTCAGAGCGCTTTTAAGTTTTATGACTTCTTGGCCCTTTGGTTGTGTAGCATTGTTCTCAGACATTTAAAACCCATGGCTCTTTTTTTGCAGGGGTTATTGATACTGAGCTGAGTCGCTATGTCAACCCTACGTTCAGGAAGATGATGAAGCCCATTAGCACGTTGTTTTTTAAGGATGTTGAGGCTGGTTCACAGACCACCTTGTACTGCGCCCTTCAGGAGGGCATCGAGTCACTGAGTGGCTGCTACTTCTCCGAATGTGCCGTGAGGAGCGTTAAACCCGAAGCACGAGATGATGCGGTGGCCAAGAAGCTTTGGGAAGTGAGCGAGAAGCTCTGTGGTTTATCTTGAGGTTtatc
This window encodes:
- the dhrs13b.1 gene encoding dehydrogenase/reductase SDR family member 13b.1, with the protein product MLLLICGVVIVTYILFYKTFVEGEKCKSKVKLHGKTVIITGSNTGIGRATAVDLARRGARVILACRNQVRAEAAVAIVKRESRSNNVVFMHLDLASLKSVRAFAENFLKTESRLDLLINNAGIYMQGTTEDGLGLMFGVNHLGHFLLTNLLLERLKECGPSRIVNVSSLGHNLGSIDFNCLSKHKELGVGNSPWDVLKIYCHSKLCNVLFTYELAKRLQGTNVTCYSLHPGVIDTELSRYVNPTFRKMMKPISTLFFKDVEAGSQTTLYCALQEGIESLSGCYFSECAVRSVKPEARDDAVAKKLWEVSEKLCGLS
- the phf12b gene encoding PHD finger protein 12, which translates into the protein MWDKMETPAIVYDLDTSGGLMEQIQQLLAPPRSEDGGKKRKLVREVRNADRVTNQITCDSCREGGELLCCDHCPAAFHLQCCNPPLSEEMLPPGNWICHRCNIHKKKRELKTEQTNGMTEQQLSRRSSASPGAELELGAVQMDSVTAGEGGVQVTVAQVHLLERHTTSRPGTPTSNTSTDTPTPSEQNDVDEDMLDVEDETPSLEPEKITPHLKRPFQLLIAAAMERNPAQFQLPNELSCSTLLPGSGKRRRKEEMSVKTLKRPEHEKDPNGLVPLPVKVCFSCSRSCRFAPLIQCNYCPLLFHMDCLCPPLTAMPTGKWMCPNHIENIVLNQNSHALSNRCQLFDHFQDRVSQHAVKVDFLRWVHQRNPANHQSSPHTKKKTVKVPDAIKCQYQCPPPLMEPVRVRSGELICKGIPDKMHTSPSQHIATNAEQQEWLEDLVALQCNIVGHLSAKQMTPSYWDCEQTEKADIKPRGAAEELRSHFSSRRTADSAAVCSKPCSTIAGPQGASVLDLQVSAEQREDCSPCRERSCQGCCRNSNGAIEKSMRVNGPLASHKSAKASCQTESPNRPSGSSVPHNPTPSGRGLFNHVETTEIKTENSSLRSSCAQTNSLSSSSSLSSSSTSSPLPPCASQLQSATQDTVRGQVVALMNRSVPCPVVCQDSNRLASSLLPPEGKVSPGAMSPGSSSMVSSSASSCVRDSSSYVKPVTEYNGDVELSKLDEELIRQLAWQRIQQLIPSKAASASRSCGSPPTDTAPLSQPPPQSDIQKKDAQARAVLHPLMGKGAAINMNHRTLHIGTGAEMDLCLTNYGHCNYVSGKHACIFYDENTKHYELLNYSEHGTTVDNVLYSCDFSEKPNPSTSNGVASKSHNIIRHCKRKRRAEEEEDAESRLVPVGGVMSCRSQAEPRTSCNCKASSSSLIGGSGAGWEGTALLHHGSCVKLGCLQFVFSISEFTNKQPKEEENSTSFNQEETELAATQTAKSHQVPVLRSNSVP